A window from Thermomonas aquatica encodes these proteins:
- the surE gene encoding 5'/3'-nucleotidase SurE: MRVLVSNDDGVDAPGIKALAKGLREAGHEVLVVAPDRDRSGASNSLTLDAPIRVAQVDAQTWKVYGTPTDCVHVAITGMLEVEPDIVVSGINNTANLGDDVIYSGTVAAAMEGRFLGLPALAMSLVTADHNGKHYQSAARAAVEIIARLRTDPLPADTILNVNVPDLPWGEIRGFETSRLGNRHRAEPCTPQRDPRGRQWWWIGAAGQEADAGPGTDFNAVRSGHIAITPIHVDLTRYQALEQVASWVGGLAETLERKS; the protein is encoded by the coding sequence ATGCGGGTACTGGTCAGCAACGACGACGGCGTCGACGCCCCCGGCATCAAGGCCCTGGCGAAAGGCCTGCGCGAGGCCGGCCACGAAGTCCTGGTGGTCGCGCCGGACCGCGACCGCAGCGGCGCCAGCAATTCGCTGACCCTGGACGCGCCGATCCGGGTGGCGCAGGTCGATGCGCAGACCTGGAAGGTGTACGGCACGCCCACCGACTGCGTGCACGTGGCGATCACCGGCATGCTCGAGGTCGAGCCCGACATCGTGGTCTCCGGGATCAACAATACCGCCAACCTCGGCGACGACGTGATCTATTCGGGCACGGTCGCCGCGGCGATGGAAGGCCGTTTCCTCGGCCTGCCGGCGCTGGCGATGTCGTTGGTCACCGCCGACCACAACGGCAAGCACTACCAGAGCGCGGCGCGCGCGGCGGTGGAAATCATCGCCCGCCTGCGCACCGACCCGCTGCCGGCCGACACCATCCTCAACGTCAACGTGCCGGACCTGCCGTGGGGCGAGATCCGCGGCTTCGAGACCAGCCGCCTCGGCAACCGCCATCGCGCCGAGCCGTGCACGCCGCAGCGGGACCCGCGCGGCCGCCAGTGGTGGTGGATCGGCGCCGCCGGGCAGGAGGCCGATGCCGGTCCCGGCACCGATTTCAACGCGGTGCGCAGCGGGCATATCGCGATCACCCCGATCCACGTCGACCTTACCCGCTACCAGGCGCTGGAGCAGGTGGCGAGCTGGGTCGGCGGCCTGGCCGAAACGCTGGAGCGCAAGTCGTGA
- a CDS encoding peptidoglycan DD-metalloendopeptidase family protein, translating into MRTHRLLIAVCILALLAACGRSHVIRESATHARNPRIPAGERPIRVSQPKYGATVVVQRGQNVYRIATENGLTALDLALWNDIPPPYTIHPGQRLRLYPGGQGGVAARPATPSATKPAAPTAPRPAAPAPVVIPATSNIGWRWPADGGVLETYAGGDPTRQGIDIGGKGGQPVRAAADGVVVYSGSGLVGYGELVIVKHNEQWLSAYGHNRARLVNEGQLVKAGQQIAEMGRSGAARDMLHFEIRYNGKPVDPQQYLPKR; encoded by the coding sequence ATGCGCACGCATCGACTCCTCATTGCCGTCTGCATCCTCGCGCTGCTCGCCGCCTGCGGCCGCAGCCACGTCATCCGCGAATCCGCGACGCATGCGCGCAATCCGCGGATACCCGCGGGGGAACGCCCGATCCGGGTGTCGCAGCCGAAATACGGCGCCACCGTGGTCGTGCAGCGCGGGCAGAACGTGTACCGCATCGCCACCGAGAACGGCCTGACCGCGCTCGACCTGGCGCTGTGGAACGACATCCCGCCGCCGTACACGATCCATCCGGGGCAGCGCCTGCGCCTGTATCCGGGCGGGCAGGGCGGGGTCGCGGCACGGCCGGCCACCCCGTCGGCAACGAAGCCGGCAGCGCCCACCGCGCCCAGGCCTGCCGCGCCGGCGCCGGTCGTGATCCCGGCCACCAGCAACATCGGATGGCGCTGGCCGGCCGATGGCGGCGTGCTCGAAACCTATGCCGGCGGCGATCCCACCCGCCAGGGCATCGACATCGGCGGCAAGGGCGGGCAACCCGTGCGCGCCGCCGCCGACGGCGTGGTGGTGTATTCCGGTTCCGGCCTAGTCGGCTACGGCGAGCTGGTGATCGTCAAGCACAACGAGCAATGGCTGTCCGCCTACGGCCACAACCGCGCGCGCCTGGTCAACGAAGGCCAGCTGGTGAAGGCCGGGCAGCAGATCGCGGAAATGGGCCGCAGCGGCGCGGCGCGCGACATGCTGCATTTCGAGATCCGCTACAACGGCAAGCCGGTCGATCCGCAGCAGTATTTGCCGAAGCGCTGA
- a CDS encoding protein-L-isoaspartate(D-aspartate) O-methyltransferase — MISRLRLQPADVGMGMTSQRVRDRLIERLRGNGIVDERVLNAIRTVPRHQFVDEALATRAYEDTALPIGHGQTISQPWVVAKMTEALLESAPKKVLEIGTGSGYQGAVLAALGLEVFTVERIGELLRIARKRFRALGLHVRSKHDDGRIGWPEEGPFDGIIVTAAAPALVEALSAQLAPGGTLVAPVGGASGQNLLRLRKDAEGNIEQADLGPVVFVPLLSGMTDR, encoded by the coding sequence GTGATCTCGCGCCTGCGCCTGCAGCCGGCCGACGTCGGCATGGGCATGACCAGCCAGCGCGTGCGCGATCGCCTGATCGAGCGCTTGCGCGGCAACGGCATCGTCGACGAACGCGTGTTGAACGCGATCCGCACCGTGCCGCGCCACCAGTTCGTGGACGAGGCGCTGGCGACGCGCGCATACGAGGACACCGCGTTGCCGATCGGCCACGGGCAGACCATCTCGCAGCCGTGGGTGGTGGCGAAGATGACCGAGGCCCTGCTCGAAAGCGCGCCGAAGAAGGTGCTGGAGATCGGCACCGGTTCCGGCTACCAGGGCGCGGTGCTGGCGGCGCTGGGGCTCGAAGTGTTCACCGTCGAACGCATCGGCGAGTTGCTGCGCATCGCCCGCAAGCGCTTCCGCGCGCTCGGCCTGCACGTGCGCAGCAAGCACGACGACGGCCGCATCGGCTGGCCGGAGGAAGGCCCGTTCGACGGCATCATCGTCACCGCCGCCGCGCCCGCGCTGGTCGAGGCGCTGAGCGCGCAACTCGCGCCCGGCGGCACCCTGGTGGCGCCGGTCGGCGGCGCATCGGGGCAGAACCTGCTGCGCCTGCGCAAGGATGCCGAGGGCAACATCGAACAGGCGGATCTTGGGCCGGTGGTGTTCGTGCCGCTGCTGTCGGGGATGACCGATCGATGA
- a CDS encoding Smr/MutS family protein has translation MRKKPSREAAPAPANDELDDAALFREAIGADRGKVRTLPEAPPPPAAPKPKPSAKMARRDEDTARDEFRHAVIAALEAGDILSYRTEGVSPQVLKRLARGEYAAQEELDLHGLPAQAAEALLREFLRDCRAHGVGCVRIVHGKGRNSEERLPVLKNLVDRVLRHRADVLAFHSPPAAQGGSGAVLVLLEKR, from the coding sequence GTGCGAAAAAAACCCTCCCGCGAAGCCGCGCCCGCGCCCGCGAACGACGAACTGGACGATGCCGCGCTGTTCCGCGAGGCGATCGGCGCCGATCGCGGCAAGGTGCGCACCCTGCCCGAGGCGCCGCCGCCGCCCGCCGCACCGAAGCCGAAGCCGTCGGCGAAGATGGCGCGCCGCGACGAGGATACGGCGCGCGACGAATTCAGGCACGCGGTGATCGCCGCGCTGGAAGCCGGCGACATCCTCAGTTACCGGACCGAAGGCGTGTCGCCGCAGGTGCTCAAGCGCCTGGCCCGCGGCGAATACGCGGCGCAGGAGGAACTCGACCTGCACGGCCTGCCCGCGCAGGCCGCCGAAGCGCTGCTGCGCGAATTCCTGCGCGACTGCCGCGCGCACGGCGTGGGCTGCGTGCGGATCGTGCACGGCAAGGGGCGGAATTCGGAAGAACGGCTGCCGGTGCTGAAGAACCTGGTCGACCGCGTGCTGCGCCATCGCGCCGACGTGCTGGCCTTCCACTCGCCGCCGGCGGCGCAGGGCGGCAGCGGCGCGGTGCTGGTCTTGCTGGAGAAGCGCTAG
- the ispF gene encoding 2-C-methyl-D-erythritol 2,4-cyclodiphosphate synthase, which yields MSIQVRIGHGFDVHAFGDGDHLMLGGVRVPHARGVLAHSDGDVALHALCDAMLGALALGDIGKHFPPSDERWKGADSRAFVRHCDALLRERGWRVGNCDITVVCERPKVGPRVQAMREAIAAELDIAIDAVSVKATTTETLGFTGRGEGIAAHAVCLLVRA from the coding sequence CGGCCACGGTTTCGACGTGCACGCGTTCGGCGACGGCGACCACCTGATGCTGGGCGGCGTGCGCGTGCCGCACGCGCGCGGCGTGCTCGCCCACAGCGACGGCGACGTGGCCCTGCATGCGCTGTGCGACGCCATGCTCGGCGCGTTGGCGCTGGGCGACATCGGCAAGCACTTCCCGCCATCGGATGAACGCTGGAAGGGCGCCGACAGCCGCGCCTTCGTCCGCCATTGCGATGCGCTGCTGCGCGAACGCGGCTGGCGCGTGGGCAATTGCGACATCACCGTGGTCTGCGAGCGGCCGAAGGTCGGCCCACGTGTGCAGGCGATGCGCGAGGCGATCGCCGCCGAGCTCGATATCGCTATCGATGCCGTCAGTGTGAAAGCCACCACCACCGAAACCCTGGGTTTCACCGGCCGCGGCGAAGGCATCGCCGCGCACGCGGTCTGCCTGCTGGTGCGCGCGTGA
- a CDS encoding YqaA family protein — protein sequence MKLFAPLYEKALQWSRHPKAPALLGGLSFAEAIVFPVMPEVMLAPMCLSQPRRGFWFATISLCFGLLGAVIGYLLGHYAYELVKPLLAALGWLDKIDAQVAQLREITAQSPWKAFWLLVIAGFTPIPLKIFTWASGIVGVPFLPFMASMAIGRGKRLFLVALAIRLGGERAEKALHRYIEPIGWGALALLAALVGWLALRGHGA from the coding sequence ATGAAGCTGTTCGCGCCGCTGTACGAGAAGGCCTTGCAGTGGTCGCGCCATCCGAAGGCGCCGGCGTTGCTGGGCGGCCTGAGCTTCGCCGAGGCGATCGTGTTCCCGGTGATGCCGGAAGTGATGCTGGCGCCGATGTGCCTGTCGCAGCCCAGGCGCGGCTTCTGGTTCGCGACGATCAGCCTCTGCTTCGGGCTGTTGGGCGCGGTGATCGGTTATCTGCTCGGCCACTACGCCTACGAGCTGGTGAAGCCGCTGCTGGCCGCGCTGGGCTGGCTGGACAAGATCGACGCGCAGGTGGCGCAATTGCGCGAGATCACCGCGCAGTCGCCGTGGAAGGCGTTCTGGCTGCTGGTGATCGCCGGCTTCACCCCGATCCCGCTGAAGATCTTCACCTGGGCCAGCGGCATCGTCGGCGTGCCGTTCCTGCCGTTCATGGCCAGCATGGCGATCGGCCGCGGCAAGCGCCTGTTCCTGGTCGCGCTGGCGATCCGCCTGGGCGGCGAGCGTGCGGAAAAGGCCCTGCACCGCTACATCGAGCCGATCGGCTGGGGCGCGCTCGCGCTGCTCGCCGCGCTGGTCGGTTGGCTGGCGTTGCGCGGACATGGGGCATAA
- the truD gene encoding tRNA pseudouridine(13) synthase TruD, with protein MIELARAHGAPVLDARLRVAPEDFFVEELPGFEASDAGEHLLLTVEKRGMNTAFAARRIAAWAGVDESAIGYAGLKDRHAVTRQRFTVWLPKKIAPDLEALQSDDLRVLEHAWHARKLPRGALAGNRFVLVLRDVAGERAAIETRLQAIASQGVPNYFGEQRFGRGGGNVQQAVAMFAGRRVKREERTMLLSAARSELFNRVLAARVEAGNWNAALDGEVWMLDGSRSVFGPEAFTDELQARLAAFDIHPTGPLWGEGELRSTDASRDLELAAMQGDTATRLRNGLERAGLKQERRALRLRPDAIAWRWLDDGALELALALPPGCYATTLLRELGDVADSAAA; from the coding sequence GTGATCGAGCTGGCGCGTGCACATGGCGCGCCGGTGCTGGACGCGCGCCTGCGCGTCGCGCCGGAGGATTTCTTCGTCGAGGAATTGCCGGGTTTCGAGGCCAGCGACGCCGGCGAACACCTGCTGCTGACCGTCGAGAAGCGCGGCATGAACACCGCGTTCGCGGCCAGGCGCATCGCCGCGTGGGCGGGCGTGGACGAATCGGCCATCGGCTATGCCGGCCTGAAGGATCGGCACGCGGTCACCCGGCAACGCTTCACCGTCTGGTTGCCGAAGAAGATTGCGCCCGATCTCGAGGCCTTGCAGTCCGATGACCTGCGCGTGCTCGAGCACGCCTGGCATGCGCGCAAGCTGCCGCGCGGGGCTTTGGCCGGCAATCGCTTCGTGCTGGTGCTTCGCGATGTCGCAGGCGAACGTGCGGCCATCGAAACGCGCCTGCAGGCCATCGCTTCGCAGGGCGTGCCGAACTACTTCGGCGAACAACGCTTCGGTCGCGGCGGCGGCAACGTGCAGCAGGCGGTGGCGATGTTCGCCGGCCGCCGGGTCAAGCGCGAGGAACGCACGATGCTGCTGTCCGCCGCGCGTTCGGAACTGTTCAACCGGGTGCTGGCGGCGCGCGTGGAGGCCGGCAACTGGAACGCCGCGCTCGACGGCGAGGTGTGGATGCTGGACGGCAGCCGCAGCGTGTTCGGCCCGGAAGCGTTCACGGACGAATTGCAGGCGCGCCTGGCCGCGTTCGATATCCACCCGACCGGCCCGCTGTGGGGCGAGGGCGAACTGCGCAGCACCGATGCGTCCCGCGACCTGGAACTTGCGGCGATGCAGGGCGATACCGCAACCCGCCTGCGCAACGGGTTGGAACGCGCAGGATTGAAGCAGGAACGCCGCGCATTGCGGCTGCGTCCCGATGCAATCGCGTGGCGTTGGCTGGACGATGGCGCGCTGGAACTGGCGCTCGCGCTGCCGCCGGGATGCTATGCGACCACGCTGTTGCGCGAGCTCGGCGACGTCGCGGATTCCGCCGCGGCCTAG